The genomic window GTGCTCCCAGGAGGGCACGGGCTTCTTCGTCGGTGCGAGCGTTGGTGACGATGGTGATGTCCATACCACGCACGGCATCCACCATATCATAGGTGATCTCGGGAAAGATCAACTGCTCTTTCACACCGAGGTTGTAGTTGCCACGTCCGTCGAAGCTGTTGGGGTTCACACCCTTGAAGTCACGGATGCGGGGCAGACCCACGTTGATCAGTTTTTCCAGGAAGGTGTACATGCGCTGGCCGCGCAGGGTCACTTTCAGTCCGATGGGCATGCCCTGACGGAGTTTGAAGTTGGACACACTCTTCTTGGCCTTGGTGATCACAGGCTTCTGCAGTGCGATGATGGCGAGTTGGCTGGCAGCTTTGTCGATGACTTTGGAGTCTTCTTTGCTGGAACCCAGACCCTGGTTGAGGACGATTTTCTCGATGCGGGGCACCTGCATGATGCTGGCGTAGCCAAACTCCTGTTGCAGTTGAGCGCGCACCTCGTCGTAGTATTTTTTCTTCAGAGCGTCCACAGCATTAACCTCAGTCGATCACTTTGCCGCTCTTCGTGGCAACGCGGACTTTTTTACCGTCCACAATTTGCTTACGAGCGCGGGTGGGCTTGCCGGTCTCGGGGTCAACGAGGCGCACTTTGGAAGCATGCAGTGCAGCTTCGCGCTCTTCGATTCCACCCTGGGGGTTGTTGGCGTTGGCTTTGACGTGCTTTTTCACCACGTTGACGCCTTCAACGACCACTTTGTTTTCGCTGGGCAGCGCCAGGAGAACCTTGCCGGTCTTTCCTTTGTCTTTACCGCTGGCGACGTAAACCAGGTCGCCTTTCTTCACGTGAAGACCCATTAGAGCACCTCCGGAGCCAGGGAGATGATCTTCATGAACTTGCGGTCACGGAGTTCGCGAGCCACGGGCCCGAAGACACGGGTACCACGGGGTTCACCCTGGTTGTTGATGATCACGGCGGCATTCTTGTCAAAGCGAATCACGCTTCCGTCGGGACGCTGAATGGCTTTGCTGGTGCGGACCACAACGGCCTTGACCACGTCGCCGGACTTCACGTTCCCTTTGGGGGTGCTTTCTTTGACACTGGCGATGATGATGTCGCCCACTGCGGCGTAGCGTTTGTTACCGCCACCCCCGGTGGTGAGACCCTTCGCGCCGATGCCGTTGTTCAGAACACGGATGCACATGATTTCACGGGCACCGCTGTTGTCTGCGACGTCGAGTCGCGTTTGAGGCATGATCATGCTTCACCTCTGGCGCGTTCGATCAGCTTGGTCACTTGCCAAGTCTTGGTCTTGGAAATGGGACGGACATTGATGATCTCAACGATGTCACCGGTGTGGTATTCGTTTGTCTCGTCGTGGGCAGCGTATTTCTTGGAACGGGTCACGACTTTACCGTAAAGGGGGTGTTTGAACCTGCGTTCAACCTTCACGGTGACGGTCTTGTCCGCTTTGTCGCTGACAACGACACCTTGGAGCACTTTCTTGGGCATCCCTAATCTCCCTTACTTGCCTTTGCTTTCCGCAGTAACGGTCAGCAGTTGGGCGACTTCGCGCTTGAGTTCGCGAATGCGAGCAGGGTTGGCGAGCTGGCCGACAGAGTTCTGGAAGCGGAGTTCCATCAGCTCTTTTTTGCGGCTTGCGACTTCCTGCGCGATTTCAGCGGGCTTCAGTTGGCGAATTTCACTGAGCTTCATCGTAAACCTCGCGTTTGACCATCTTGGTCTTGATGGGCAGCTTGTGTCCAGCCAGACGGAAGGCTTCACGGGCCTGCTCTTCGGTCACGTTGGCGACTTCGAACATCACGCGGCCAGGCTTCACGACAGCCACCCAGTATTCTACCGCACCTTTACCTTTACCCATTCGGGTTTCGGCAGGCTTCTTGGTGATGGGTTTGTCCGGGAAAATGCGGATGTAGATTTTACCACCACGGCGGAAGTAACGGCTCATCACGATACGGCAGGCTTCGATCTGGTTGGACTTGATCCAGGCGGGTTCCTGGGCCACCAGGCCGAAGTCACCGAAGGCCACATACTCGCCGCCCTTGGTTGCACCGGTCATGCGACCACGGAACATTTTGCGGTACTTGGTGCGCTTGGGAAGAAGCATTACTCGCCTCCTTCTTTACGACGGCGGGCAGTGGGGCGACGGCGTTGTGCGCCACGCTCTTCGTTGCCACGCTGGGGTTTGGGCTGGGGTGCAGGACGCACTTCGCCGCGGTTGCCGATCACTTCACCGTTGAACACCAGGACTTTGACGCCGATGATGCCGTAGGTGGTGCGGGCCAGTGCGGTTCCGTAGTCGATGTCGGCGCGCAGGGTGTGGAGGGGCACGCGGCCTTCCAGCACTTTCTCGACGCGGGCCTGTTCAGCACCACCGAGACGGCCACCGAGGATGACTTTGACGCCACGGGCACCGGATTCCATCACGCGCTGGGCAGCTTGCTTCATGGCGCGACGGAAGGCGAAACGGCGCTCGATCTGCTCGGCGACACGCAGGGCAACGAGGGGAGCGGACAGGTTGGGGTTGCCCACTTCGGCCACGTTCACAGCCACGGTGCCAGCGGAAACCAGACCTTCGATGGCCTGACGGAGGGCTTTGATGGCCTCGCCGCCTTTGCCGATCACAACGCCAGGCTTGGCAGCGCTGATGGTGACGCTGATCTGCTGGCCAGCACGCTCGATTTCCACGCGGGCAACGCCTGCGGTGGCGAGTCGTTTGGTGACCAGGGCACGGATCAGTTCGTCTTCTTTCAGAAGCTTCTTGTAATCCTTCTTGGAAGCGTACCAGCGGCTGTTCCAGTCCTTGGTGATGCCCAGACGCAGTCCGTTGGGGTTGATTTTGTTACCCATTGCGTTCCTCCAGAATGATGGTGATGTGGCTGGTGCGCTTTTTGAGGATGTCACCACGACCACGAGCACGGGGGAGGATGCGCTTGATGGTGGGGCCTTCGTTGACGAAGGTCTGGGCAACGTACAGCCTGTCTTCGATCAGGTCGAAGTTGTTGACGGCATTTGCCTTGGCGCTTTTCAGCACTTTGAGCACAGGGTCGGACGCGCCGCGCGGAATGAAGCGCAGCAGGTCTTCGGCTTCGCTCACGGACTTGCCGCGAATGGCATCAACGACAAGGCGCACTTTGCGCGGAGCAATGCGAATGTATCTGGCAATGGCTTTGCTTTGCATGGCTCCTCCTTACTTTCTCTTGCTGGATTTCGAGTTCTTGTCGTCGCCGTGACCGCGGTAGTTGCGGGTGGGGGCGAACTCGCCGAGTTTGTGACCAATCATCTGCTC from Deinococcus cellulosilyticus NBRC 106333 = KACC 11606 includes these protein-coding regions:
- the rplE gene encoding 50S ribosomal protein L5, which translates into the protein MDALKKKYYDEVRAQLQQEFGYASIMQVPRIEKIVLNQGLGSSKEDSKVIDKAASQLAIIALQKPVITKAKKSVSNFKLRQGMPIGLKVTLRGQRMYTFLEKLINVGLPRIRDFKGVNPNSFDGRGNYNLGVKEQLIFPEITYDMVDAVRGMDITIVTNARTDEEARALLGALGVPFRK
- the rplX gene encoding 50S ribosomal protein L24; protein product: MGLHVKKGDLVYVASGKDKGKTGKVLLALPSENKVVVEGVNVVKKHVKANANNPQGGIEEREAALHASKVRLVDPETGKPTRARKQIVDGKKVRVATKSGKVID
- the rplN gene encoding 50S ribosomal protein L14; amino-acid sequence: MIMPQTRLDVADNSGAREIMCIRVLNNGIGAKGLTTGGGGNKRYAAVGDIIIASVKESTPKGNVKSGDVVKAVVVRTSKAIQRPDGSVIRFDKNAAVIINNQGEPRGTRVFGPVARELRDRKFMKIISLAPEVL
- the rpsQ gene encoding 30S ribosomal protein S17, which translates into the protein MPKKVLQGVVVSDKADKTVTVKVERRFKHPLYGKVVTRSKKYAAHDETNEYHTGDIVEIINVRPISKTKTWQVTKLIERARGEA
- the rpmC gene encoding 50S ribosomal protein L29 yields the protein MKLSEIRQLKPAEIAQEVASRKKELMELRFQNSVGQLANPARIRELKREVAQLLTVTAESKGK
- the rplP gene encoding 50S ribosomal protein L16, which translates into the protein MLLPKRTKYRKMFRGRMTGATKGGEYVAFGDFGLVAQEPAWIKSNQIEACRIVMSRYFRRGGKIYIRIFPDKPITKKPAETRMGKGKGAVEYWVAVVKPGRVMFEVANVTEEQAREAFRLAGHKLPIKTKMVKREVYDEAQ
- the rpsC gene encoding 30S ribosomal protein S3 — its product is MGNKINPNGLRLGITKDWNSRWYASKKDYKKLLKEDELIRALVTKRLATAGVARVEIERAGQQISVTISAAKPGVVIGKGGEAIKALRQAIEGLVSAGTVAVNVAEVGNPNLSAPLVALRVAEQIERRFAFRRAMKQAAQRVMESGARGVKVILGGRLGGAEQARVEKVLEGRVPLHTLRADIDYGTALARTTYGIIGVKVLVFNGEVIGNRGEVRPAPQPKPQRGNEERGAQRRRPTARRRKEGGE
- the rplV gene encoding 50S ribosomal protein L22; protein product: MQSKAIARYIRIAPRKVRLVVDAIRGKSVSEAEDLLRFIPRGASDPVLKVLKSAKANAVNNFDLIEDRLYVAQTFVNEGPTIKRILPRARGRGDILKKRTSHITIILEERNG